TCCAAAACTTTCTCTGCAACACCTGAATCAGCAAAAGTCACAAACCCAAACCCCCTTGGCTTTCCAGTCATTCTATCTCTCATGATCACAGAGTCTACAACTTCTCCAAACTTCTCAAAGTACTTCCCAAAATTTTCTGGATATCAAAAGTGGAATCAAAacgcaaagaaaaaaaataaaccaacaGAACAAGAGAGACCTTTTGAGTCTTCCAACGTGATAAGAATTTAAGACAAATCATTCATGTTAAGCTCAATTCAGACAATGAAAAAGACACAACAGAAACATGTTTACCTTCAGTTGTTTCCCAAGAAACTCCACCAACGAATAGTTTCCTAACACAACAACACTTTCCATCAAAATCCTAAGAcatgaacaaaacaaaaaaaaagtataaaccCTAAGATAACACTAACCCAGGAGAACACATGGACGAAGAAGAGTGACGATGGACACTAGATTGCTTCATCTGCATCCCACCAGTATCTACAGCTGCAGCACCACCGTTACTCCGATCATCAACAGTCTCCACTACATAATCAGACGGTGGTAGCTGTTCGTCTTGTTGGTGACGATGGTAAGAGTCATCACCATAACCACGACCTGAGTTATAATCCATCGATCACTGCAGATGTGaatcaaaacacacacaaaaacctAAACTTTCTCCTTCTCCCGATGAAACCCAAACAATaacaagtaaatattttttttttctacgatTCAGATTCTTAGAATCTAGAGTTCCGATGGCATCAAAAACGTTCAAAGTTTTGAACTTCAAGCCCAGACGAGAAGTTTTTCTTTtgaacaaaattattatttttgattcgGCGTTATCAACTTAATCATCGGAATATACGAAAACGACAACGTTTCTAATGTGGTCAACGTTGGTCAAACAATTCTTTATAGCTTTTTAGTCAACACATCAGGAGATCAAAGGTTGAATTTTGTGTTGACGCTTTTAACAGTAAAGTTGACATCTTTACATACTACAACAAAGAAAAACTCTCTTTAGTTCCGGTACAACTGCAAATGAAAGAACAAATCTTTTAAGCAGCTTAGCTTTGTTGAGATCTTGCAGCTTTCAGTGCTTCAATAACCGCAGAGAAGTCTTCATCGCTCAAACCGTAAGACCTGGCAACTTTGTAAAGCTCGTTTGCTGCTGCTGCAATTGGAGTAGACTGAGACACGGACTCAGCTAGTCCCAGTGCGAGTCTCATATCCTATATCACATGCATAAACAAATGGTGAGTCTTTGTGAGAGTTCTCAAGAATGAGATAACACTACTTTACAAAGTACAAACCTTCTGCTGGTGCTTCAATGGAAAAGCCGTAGGGTACACTGACTTGATCATTGAAGGACCTTTAAGCGAGTACATTGGCGCATTGATAGCTCCTTGTGAAACAACCTGCAGTGGTTTTTCCTCATGTTAATAGCAAAATTAGAGAGGGAAATTTGCTGTTGAGAGGATGGTGTTTTTGACTTACCTCGACTAGTACATTTGGATCAAGTCCTACTTTCTGGCTTAGAAGTATTCCCTCGGCGAATGATGCCATCATACTGCAAGAATGAATGAGACTGAGAGTCTGATATTTGAATCCTTGGATGGTGAAATCATATACCTTCCCATGATCATGTTGACAACAAGTTTCATTGCTGCTCCATTACCAACATCTCCCAAGTAGAATCTTGACTGAAATCATATAATGCAAACTAGTAGTTTATTTACACAAGAAAGAGGAACTGAAAGCAAAGCACAAGCAAAAAAGAGAATACCTTTCCCATGATGTCTAAGAAAGGTGCAGCTTTTCCGTAGAGTAGCTTGTCACCTGAAATTGTTAAGCGCCAGGTAGTCTTAAATATCATTTCATTTAGTCATGTTACAAGGCATAGACAAGACTAACATGGACAACCAGAACGCAAAGGAAATGTAAtctgaaaatgtataaaatgatGTAAGCATATAGATGATACAAGCTCAGTGAGGAATAAGCTGTTACTAACCTGCAGTGAGGAATATTAGCTGACCATCTTCGGCAGGCTTTTTGGAACCGGAAACTGGTGCCTGTGAATAATCAATACCGGTCCCATTTGCTAAAAGTTTTCTCAATGATTCCAAACagagatttttaaaaagatgtcTTTACCTCTAAAAACAATGCTCCGGTATCCTTTATTTGCTTGCTGATTAACATCGATGAGGCAGCATCAACAGTTGAGACATCAACATACCTGCATTATAGCAAGGCAAGtcccattttttttattatagcaAGTGTAGTAGAGGTGGTAAATCTAACGAAGGAGTAGTAGAAGGTGGTAGGTACCCTTTTCCTGAACTAATTCCAGATACGGCTCCATTCTTTCCACAGGCAACATCGATCTGACAAAAAGCATAACATAGTTTCTGTCTTTTAAATGGAGTGGAAGAAGatgaacaaaacaaacaaacaaaagtgaAACATACGCACTGCACTTTCAGGATCTGCTAGCATTGCAAATGTGAGATCGCAAGTTGCAGTCACTTCTTCAGGAGAAGACTTGTATCTGCAAGAGGTTTTGCATATATACATAAGCTTTAAAACCTCACCTGGAGATAAATCACATcattctttataaaaaaaaaagcattgaGATTCTTACTTTGCTCCTAAACCGACGAGAGGATCACATTTGCTCTTAGTTCGATTCCACACAGTCACATCACACCTTAAAAGATCAAAGCAGAAAATTGATGAGAATTGTATTGTTACCCGTAACATTTCTCTCTAAAGTCTAAAAACTGTTCCTATATTCAAGGTATAGCAAAGAAAGTGTTACCCAGCTTTGAGGAGGTTTTGTGCCATAGGAGAACCCATGATTCCCATACCCAGAAACCCAATGCTTACACTTCCAAGTTCATCTGTCATATACAAACAGGCCATTCTTCAGACACAAGACTAACCAGAAGGGGAAATTCGAGATTGTTATCCAAACATCTTTCTTAGCATTGGTAACACAACTCATGGTTCTGAGAAACAGCAAGACTTGTGGCAATTGAGTACCATGTGAAGGCATAaaccaaaacaagaaaagaaattaCCTTTGGTAGAGGGAGTAGGTTGCAGGGAAGAGCAAACTCTATAAGAGAGGGGAAACAAAGGCTTTGAGAGGAAAGGAGAAATGGGTTTGGGTCTGAATCGAACAGGGATACGAGGGCAGAAGATCGAGCAAAAAGCCATGGCTCTTGCAGGAGCAGAAGAAGAACGCAAAAGATAACGGAAGCCAAGGCAATGGCCAAGTGTGTTTGTAAAGTTATAAACTTGGCTCACATTTCGAGGCGTAAATATCtcattatttatcatatttaccGAGGAACAAAATGACAAAGAAACACGAAGTGTTCGACAGGACAACAAGACCAAACAAAAGACACGCCATCTCGATTCTCAAATGATTTATAGGTTGGTTGATTACAGTCTGTTATTTTATCGGTTGGTTAATTGATTTAACAGCCAATCACTACAATCTGGTATATCATAAACCGTATTTATGTAACTCAaacagaaccgaaccgaaaaatctaATTGATAACCGGGTAATGTACTACTAATGTATCCCAGGGAAAAAGAAACCAACGTatatgcctatggaggaaactatttttatgtctgtttaactctctctctctctctctctctctctctctctctctctctctctctctctttctctctatacAAAGCACTTAAAAAGGATTTGGTTCTCCGGCTGAGCTCACGGCAGATCACCAACAATTTCAGTCACCAATTCATGTCCTGCTGCAAGTTCGTAATCTTCCATTTTTATGCCTGAAAACCAACACCGGAGAAAACAAGATGATCAAAGAACAAAACCCCAAGCTTCTGGATTTATGATAACAGTCCTGAATACGATTTTATTCGCCTTACTCTGAAAGGCTGATGAGCAAGTAATTTAGATTTACTAATaagcttgagagagagagagttactAACCAAAAGGAGTCTTTCTTCTCCTGTTCTAATAGCTCTTCGAAGGAGATGTCTGAAACTTCATCATCTTGACTGTCTAACTCTGTACTTGTTTTGTCTTTGAGTTCCATGGAAGCGCTTATCTCAAGAACCTACACTATCAGAAAGAGTACTCATGGCTTTAGCTATAGTTAAGCAGAAAAAAGAAACCAGAATACTAAGGAAAGTTTGAATTGTGCTAACAGATTCCAATACAAAAAGTTAGCACAGAGAAGACTCTACTGGTCTATTAGACAACATCAATTATAAGATCTTGAAGTTTCGGACACAATCTACAGAGATCACAGAATCCATTGACAGCTGCATAAATGACTAGTAACAAGAGATCGAGTTTGGCTTTACCTTTTTGTACGCAGGTGAAAGTTTTAGTTGTTGTTGGAGCCAGTTATATACAAGCGCATCTTCTTGTACTCTTTTTTGTTCCATCTCCAGCTTGTAAATCTGTTGAGACACAAACATTACTTTCTGCCTAAAAGCAActtaaagacaaaaaaaaaagaatcaggCAAAGAGCTGATGAAGCTAATATTCACCTGTTGACGAAGGCGGTCAAAGGAAGACCTATCAGCCTTGAAGAGAAGAGCTTTTGTTATTGAATACTTACGCTTGATTACCTCCGAcctacaatataaaataatcagGCTCAAATTAGCGTCACTGGGGAAGAAAATGGTTTGGAGGCACATGAAAAACTAAAATGTCACCATCAGATGTAAACTTTAGGATTAAGCAACAGAAAACAAAGCAGCTACATTTGTTATGAATCCAGAAATCCAAGTCTTGAGTTGTCAACAGCATATGAACATCTATAACATCTTCCCCAAAGTGGACACTTAGTTAACATATTTTGATCGTACAAGAAACAATCTGGTTTCCTCAAAATGTAGGAAGAACAAAGTACAAGGATCAGAAATGaacatatgatgatgataaCCTCTAATGGAAGCGTTAACTTACTTGTTCTGTAATTCATTTTTGGCTTCTATCAAACAGTTAGCAAACTCCCCAACCTGCATAAGCGAAGGAACCCAAAGGATCATCAATCCAAACTCAACAAAGGTTCGAAATCGTAGATCATAAGGAAGCAAGCTGATCATGTTGTTTATCAACTCAAGTAGTATATGATATTGAACTAACACCACCATCAAGCTAAAGGCCACAGAGGTTCAACATGCACAAAAAGCCTATTGCTTTAGGGAAATTCAGAGTCTTAGCAGACATTAATGCATCAGACTTTGATCTAAGGTTCAAATCCTATAAAGTTATAACCTTTAGAAGCTAACCTGAGCTAAGGTCAATCCTTTAGCACTATTGCATTTGACAAGATGATCGTACTGCTGCTTGATCTTCCTCTGCGTTGCACTGCTCGACGAGGTAAAAGGATACAAGCAAACAAACTCCGGTTTAGTTTCCAGCTTCGGAACCAACCCATCGCCGCCGGATTCATCATTCCCACCTCCTCTTACCtccgacttcttcttcttcttacctctcctcttcctcttcttcttcttagcagACACTCCTTCATCCCCATCCCAATCAGACTCTTCCTCCGACTTCTTATCGCAGAGCAGTAACTCGTAAAGACGCGATTTTGCACAACGGGTCTCGTCATCTTCACCGGTTTGGTAATGGGCTGATTCAGAAATCTCCGATGGTTCGAGTTTGGTTTCGGATTCGGATGAGAGTTTGTGGTTGGAGATAGCAGCTCTGCGGCGGGAGGCTTTGAGGAGGAAGTAGGTAGCGGAGATGAATGAGAAGAGGGAGAGAGATAGGAGACATGAGAAGAGGAAGGAGTACATGAGAGGGTTTAGTGAAGATGCTGTGGTTTCGATTTGTGTGAAATGCGGAGCCGCCATTAACGTGCTTCGTACATCACAGAGGGGAAGGGAAAGAGATAAAAGAGAAAGCGACGACGGGactttttattcttttagtatCTTAGGATATTTTTATGGCAAGTTCTTGAAATCATTTTGGACTTCAGTTTAATTGTTGCATTAATTTGGTTGTGAATTTACCGATACTATCAGATTATAGTTGTGTTTTTAATCTTCACTGACCAAGATTTTTTTACTACattatttgtttataatttattaatatatttttctgccaaagttataatttattaatattaaatgataaaactctacatttataaatatactaGGTATCTTCCTACACCAtgtgcattaaaaaaaattaaaatattttttaacagataaactagattttgatccttttttttattgataaacTTATTGTTTGTTATTTCACTAATATGTTTAAAGCTACGCGTTCGGTTTCGATTCAGATCTTTTTAAAGTTTTAGTTCGGTTTCGAttcgatttttgatttttgatttttttattcaagAAATATAGGaactatttagttatttataagtttgagtttggtttcagtttagttgttttggtttttagtttgttttagataccaattttaaaaaccTGTTAAAATCTTGAGTTCAATTCGGTTCTGGTTTGGTTCTCGCTTTAAGCATAATCTTAAATAATTCAGGTAaaagtcatatttttatttttggataaaatatcatTGAACAGATGAAAACATTTGTGATTGTTATAGCGGTTTTGCACCTTGCGTAGATGTGAAGTATTAACGAACCTATATTGTTTGAACCATTTTATTAAGGGGAATTAGTTGAAccattttgtaaatatattaaagtaGACACAATTTCACTGACCATATATTTTATACACCAgtatatgtatttattattttcgggatttagagtttaggattatCCTTCtacatatatacacatttaGGGACACTGCTCTAaggttgacaaatatataactgtaaatcattttaatataaactCCATGgactatatacaaatataaaaatcaatattGTTAAACTTGTGTATTCAGTAGGTctgatatgtgtatttttaGCTTTACCAGTCAAAACTATATGAAACCATAAATTGTTAAAACCGTAAGTAAATATTTTCTGATTGCATAGTCTATATGTCATTTGTTTAAATAATGATAGTCCACTCATGAATCTCACAATGTTTTGTTTACATGAAAGAAATgagtattatttattattaattaatatatagctAATTATCTTTTAGGCTATATTGTAGATATGATCGGCAAATATATAAGTATCACATATCGCTTTGATTCATgtcacaaaaatttaaaatattttatttaaagcaAATCTTAGAAAATTTAGGAAATCTAGTTATATCACCTATTAAATTGATTAGATCATTGTTAAagaaatatatggtaatatattgttagtataaatttaagatAAAGACCAAAATATTAATAGTCTAGTGAAAGGGTCTAACAACTttgtataagtagattttttcagagtgattctcttttaatagaatagatataaattatattttaaaataaaactttattaatattgtaaattttctttttcgtatcaatattttaatataaatttgatttaattaaacataaaaattatatttaagaatatacatgtatatatttgaaattataatcttagatagatttttctatctatttattttaatgaaatatattaaataaatttgtaaaagttgcataattaccaaaaattaaaattaaacaatatttataaaatttgtagatatataagaaaataatgattttacgattaaatttttatcattttctaaaaaaattgtatgcatttttgaaaattttagtaataaaattgtataatttaaaaatatttaattaaattattttttgaaatttataatgccatattttaatatatttattttaatgatgatttatgagttatttccatattctaaaaaaatttccaaaaatataaattgacattaaatgtaatatatgagttatttccatattttaaaaagtttaccaaaaatatatattaacattaaAAGCAAtggtccatgtcatattaagttataagacatgtcatcaatttcaatagtcttgtcatatttgttttatgaaattgattgtaaaaaggacatgtggcaaaatcacttcgcaaatatagtctaggggactAGATGTTTTCCTGCACAATGtgcagtaaaaaaatttaaaatatttgtttaacagataaatataaattatatttaaaaataaaattatattgtaaattttctttttattatcaatattttaatttaaatttgatttaaacataaaaattaagataaaaataattttgtttattttaaattatatttaagaatatgcatgtatatatttaaaactagggccgatccgcgcttcgcgcgggatATTTGCTTTGATTAGGGCTTTTTGCTTGCTTTGATTACTGTTGAAATGAACTATCTGTGTAAATTAAATTGGTTGGTAAGTTGTTAGTACAAAACTATACGTCATGTCTTGGGATTTTCATTGAGGTTGTGATGTTCATTGCGTTTAGCAATTGCTGCGTTTAGTTGAAtgtgtttgttgtttttgattaagttatttaaagtagttttcttttttcatgGTTATATACATGCATGTTTCTTTTTTCATATACAtgcatgttttctttttctttacttGGCGGATTATTGGAAATTATAAATATACTCtaccattaaaatattttcatgtatatatattttataaaaaatattatccaaaGTTTATTCTACCTTGATTAGGACAATAAATTGAATATATCTTAGAccacaaatcataaatattttcagtcttatacatttttttcttcaagtcattgttacttttatttcattttatacatttctcttaatatatatatatatatatatatatatgcatccaaatatttttaaaaataatattttcatttaact
This region of Brassica napus cultivar Da-Ae chromosome C5, Da-Ae, whole genome shotgun sequence genomic DNA includes:
- the LOC106447268 gene encoding glyoxylate/succinic semialdehyde reductase 2, chloroplastic, with translation MAFCSIFCPRIPVRFRPKPISPFLSKPLFPLSYRVCSSLQPTPSTKDELGSVSIGFLGMGIMGSPMAQNLLKAGCDVTVWNRTKSKCDPLVGLGAKYKSSPEEVTATCDLTFAMLADPESAIDVACGKNGAVSGISSGKGYVDVSTVDAASSMLISKQIKDTGALFLEAPVSGSKKPAEDGQLIFLTAGDKLLYGKAAPFLDIMGKSRFYLGDVGNGAAMKLVVNMIMGSMMASFAEGILLSQKVGLDPNVLVEVVSQGAINAPMYSLKGPSMIKSVYPTAFPLKHQQKDMRLALGLAESVSQSTPIAAAANELYKVARSYGLSDEDFSAVIEALKAARSQQS
- the LOC106447271 gene encoding uncharacterized protein LOC106447271 isoform X1, with product MAAPHFTQIETTASSLNPLMYSFLFSCLLSLSLFSFISATYFLLKASRRRAAISNHKLSSESETKLEPSEISESAHYQTGEDDETRCAKSRLYELLLCDKKSEEESDWDGDEGVSAKKKKRKRRGKKKKKSEVRGGGNDESGGDGLVPKLETKPEFVCLYPFTSSSSATQRKIKQQYDHLVKCNSAKGLTLAQVGEFANCLIEAKNELQNKSEVIKRKYSITKALLFKADRSSFDRLRQQIYKLEMEQKRVQEDALVYNWLQQQLKLSPAYKKVLEISASMELKDKTSTELDSQDDEVSDISFEELLEQEKKDSFWHKNGRLRTCSRT
- the LOC106447271 gene encoding uncharacterized protein LOC106447271 isoform X2 encodes the protein MAAPHFTQIETTASSLNPLMYSFLFSCLLSLSLFSFISATYFLLKASRRRAAISNHKLSSESETKLEPSEISESAHYQTGEDDETRCAKSRLYELLLCDKKSEEESDWDGDEGVSAKKKKRKRRGKKKKKSEVRGGGNDESGGDGLVPKLETKPEFVCLYPFTSSSSATQRKIKQQYDHLVKCNSAKGLTLAQVGEFANCLIEAKNELQNKSEVIKRKYSITKALLFKADRSSFDRLRQQIYKLEMEQKRVQEDALVYNWLQQQLKLSPAYKKCRFLR